A portion of the Streptomyces erythrochromogenes genome contains these proteins:
- a CDS encoding TrmH family RNA methyltransferase, with protein MADLITITDPDDPRLRDYTGLTDVELRRRREPAEGLFIAEGEKVIRRAKDAGYEMRSMLLSAKWVDVMRDVIDEIPAPVYAVSPDLAERVTGYHVHRGALASMQRKPLPTAEELLAATRRVVVMEAVNDHTNIGAIFRSAAALGMDAVLLSPDCADPLYRRSVKVSMGAVFSVPYARLEAWPKSLDSVREAGFKLLALTPHEKATPIDVAAPQSLERVALMLGAEGDGLSTRALVAADEWVRIPMAHGVDSLNVGAAAAVAFYAVAQSHP; from the coding sequence GTGGCTGATCTCATCACCATCACCGACCCCGACGACCCCCGCCTGCGCGACTACACGGGCCTGACCGACGTCGAACTCCGGCGCAGGCGCGAGCCCGCGGAAGGCCTCTTCATCGCCGAGGGCGAGAAGGTCATCAGACGGGCCAAGGACGCGGGTTACGAGATGCGCTCGATGCTGCTCTCCGCCAAGTGGGTCGACGTCATGCGCGACGTCATCGACGAGATCCCGGCACCGGTCTACGCCGTCAGCCCCGACCTCGCCGAACGCGTCACCGGCTACCACGTGCACCGCGGCGCCCTCGCCTCCATGCAGCGCAAGCCGCTGCCGACGGCCGAGGAACTCCTCGCCGCGACCCGCCGCGTGGTCGTCATGGAGGCGGTCAACGACCACACCAACATCGGGGCCATCTTCCGCAGCGCCGCCGCCCTCGGCATGGATGCGGTGCTGCTGTCGCCCGACTGCGCCGACCCGCTCTACCGGCGCTCGGTGAAGGTCTCCATGGGCGCGGTGTTCTCCGTCCCCTACGCCCGCCTGGAGGCCTGGCCCAAGAGCCTGGACTCGGTGCGCGAGGCCGGCTTCAAGCTGCTCGCGCTGACCCCGCACGAGAAGGCGACGCCGATCGACGTGGCCGCGCCGCAGTCCCTGGAGCGGGTCGCGCTGATGCTCGGCGCCGAGGGCGACGGCCTGTCCACGCGGGCGCTGGTCGCCGCAGACGAGTGGGTGCGCATCCCCATGGCCCACGGCGTGGACTCGCTGAACGTGGGCGCCGCCGCCGCGGTCGCCTTCTACGCGGTGGCCCAGAGCCACCCGTAG
- a CDS encoding GNAT family N-acetyltransferase: MTTTFPDVTISTERLVLRPFEEEDVTALAEMMNDENITAWTSAPYPYTQADAHAWATRDSHAERTEGRGIVLAVTEFLTQRLVGIVHLRNTNWRTRATEVGYVTAPWARGEGYASESVLAVAQWLFREQGFERLELRTAADNTASQQVAQKIGCISEGVLRNAWTVRTQTADGGWTDTRTDLIVWSLLPEDLDEGDGFDGYDGYESHDTYGGRGAHPGHPVPGQRSDANGHPVGADRK, from the coding sequence ATGACTACCACCTTCCCGGACGTCACCATCAGCACGGAACGGCTGGTGCTGCGCCCGTTCGAGGAGGAGGACGTCACCGCGCTCGCCGAGATGATGAACGACGAGAACATCACCGCCTGGACCTCCGCGCCGTACCCCTACACCCAGGCCGACGCCCACGCATGGGCCACCCGGGACTCCCACGCCGAACGCACCGAAGGCCGCGGCATCGTCCTCGCCGTCACCGAGTTCCTCACCCAGCGCCTCGTCGGCATCGTCCACCTCCGCAACACCAACTGGCGCACCCGCGCCACCGAGGTCGGCTACGTCACCGCACCCTGGGCCCGCGGCGAGGGCTACGCCAGCGAGTCCGTCCTGGCCGTCGCCCAATGGCTGTTCCGCGAGCAGGGGTTCGAGCGCCTCGAACTGCGCACCGCCGCCGACAACACCGCCTCCCAGCAGGTCGCCCAGAAGATCGGCTGCATCAGCGAGGGCGTCCTGCGCAACGCGTGGACCGTGCGCACGCAGACGGCCGACGGCGGCTGGACCGACACCCGCACCGACCTCATCGTGTGGAGCCTCCTGCCCGAGGACCTCGACGAGGGCGACGGCTTCGACGGGTACGACGGCTACGAGAGCCACGACACCTACGGCGGCCGCGGCGCCCACCCCGGCCACCCGGTCCCCGGACAGCGGTCCGACGCGAACGGGCACCCGGTCGGCGCCGACCGGAAATGA
- the cobA gene encoding uroporphyrinogen-III C-methyltransferase, with amino-acid sequence MADTPAYPVGLRLAGRRVVVIGGGQVAQRRLPALIAAGADVLLVSPSATPSVDAMAETGEIRWERRRYQDGDLAGAWYALIATQHRDVNEQASAEAERERVWCVRADDASAATAWTPATGRIEGVTVAVLTGNDPRRSAAVRDAVVEGLRDGSLAAPGHRHKSTPGVALVGGGPGDPDLITVRGRRLLAEADVVIADRLGPRDLLDELPPHVEVIDAAKIPYGRFMAQEAINNALIEHAKAGKAVVRLKGGDPYVFGRGMEELQALAEAGIACTVVPGISSSISVPGAAGIPVTHRGVAHEFTVVSGHVGPDDPRSLVDWASLAKLTGTLVILMGVDKIGLIAEALVRHGRSADTPVAVVQEGTTATQRRVDATLATVGETVRAEEVRPPAVIVIGEVVRVGTPDVPTTSA; translated from the coding sequence ATGGCCGACACCCCCGCCTACCCCGTAGGACTCCGCCTCGCCGGCCGCCGCGTCGTCGTCATCGGCGGTGGCCAGGTCGCCCAGCGCCGCCTCCCCGCGCTCATCGCGGCCGGCGCCGACGTCCTGCTCGTCTCGCCCTCCGCCACCCCCTCCGTGGACGCCATGGCCGAGACCGGCGAGATCCGCTGGGAGCGCCGCCGCTACCAGGACGGCGACCTCGCCGGCGCCTGGTACGCCCTCATCGCCACCCAGCACCGCGACGTCAACGAGCAGGCCTCCGCCGAGGCCGAGCGCGAGCGCGTCTGGTGCGTCCGCGCCGACGACGCCTCCGCGGCCACCGCGTGGACTCCGGCCACCGGCCGCATCGAGGGCGTCACCGTCGCCGTGCTGACGGGCAACGACCCGCGCCGTTCCGCCGCCGTCCGGGACGCCGTGGTCGAGGGCCTGCGCGACGGCAGCCTCGCCGCCCCCGGCCACCGCCACAAGTCCACTCCCGGCGTGGCCCTCGTCGGCGGCGGCCCCGGCGACCCCGACCTGATCACGGTGCGCGGCCGCCGCCTCCTCGCCGAGGCCGACGTGGTCATCGCCGACCGGCTCGGCCCCCGCGACCTGCTCGACGAACTCCCCCCGCACGTCGAGGTCATCGACGCCGCGAAGATCCCGTACGGCCGGTTCATGGCCCAGGAGGCCATCAACAACGCGCTGATCGAGCACGCCAAGGCCGGCAAGGCCGTGGTCCGGCTCAAGGGCGGGGACCCGTACGTCTTCGGCCGCGGCATGGAGGAGCTCCAGGCGCTCGCCGAGGCCGGCATCGCCTGCACCGTCGTCCCCGGCATCTCCAGCTCCATCTCGGTCCCCGGTGCCGCCGGCATCCCGGTCACCCACCGCGGGGTCGCCCACGAGTTCACCGTGGTCAGCGGCCACGTCGGCCCCGACGACCCGCGGTCCCTCGTGGACTGGGCCTCCCTCGCCAAGCTCACCGGCACCCTGGTGATCCTCATGGGCGTCGACAAGATCGGCCTGATCGCCGAGGCGCTCGTCCGGCACGGCCGCTCCGCGGACACCCCGGTCGCGGTCGTCCAGGAGGGCACCACCGCCACCCAGCGCCGCGTGGACGCCACCCTCGCCACGGTCGGCGAGACGGTCCGCGCCGAGGAGGTCCGCCCGCCCGCGGTCATCGTCATCGGCGAGGTCGTCCGCGTCGGAACCCCGGACGTTCCCACCACCAGCGCCTGA
- the cbiE gene encoding precorrin-6y C5,15-methyltransferase (decarboxylating) subunit CbiE — protein MADRVTVIGWDGSPLTSAARSALSAATLVAGAAHHLALPEVPPTAERIRLGSLGLAARRIAGHRGTAVVFADGDPGFFGVVRTLRAPEHGLEVEVVPAVSSVAAAFARAGMPWDDAQVVVAHPRTLRRAVNVCRAHPKVAVLTSPGAGPAELALLLDGVHRTFVVCEELGTDREQVSVLTSDKAADHSWRDPNVVIVIGGAGQAQTADPGWLLGQSAAHSAERGWARPQTGAGEGESALLHAAQLARLGPRPGDLVWDIGTGSGGVAVDAAALGAAVIAVDADPGARERVTTAARRRGVQLQFVAGRAPHVLENLPEPDVVRVGGGGAEVVAAVADRRPERIVSHASTRDEAEAIGRALTEHGYDVECALLQAVGLDPRTWAEQDRSVVFLLAAQRPVAR, from the coding sequence ATGGCCGACCGGGTCACGGTGATCGGCTGGGACGGTTCGCCCCTGACCTCGGCCGCCCGGTCCGCGCTCTCCGCCGCCACCTTGGTGGCCGGCGCCGCCCACCACCTCGCCCTTCCCGAAGTCCCGCCCACCGCCGAACGCATCCGCCTCGGCAGCCTGGGCCTGGCCGCCCGCCGCATCGCCGGCCACCGCGGCACCGCGGTGGTCTTCGCCGACGGTGACCCCGGCTTCTTCGGAGTCGTCCGCACCCTGCGCGCCCCGGAGCACGGCCTCGAGGTCGAGGTCGTCCCCGCAGTCTCCTCCGTCGCGGCCGCCTTCGCCCGCGCCGGCATGCCCTGGGACGACGCCCAGGTGGTCGTCGCCCACCCCCGCACCCTGCGCCGTGCCGTCAACGTCTGCCGCGCCCACCCCAAGGTCGCCGTCCTCACCTCGCCCGGGGCCGGTCCCGCCGAACTCGCCCTGCTCCTCGACGGGGTCCACCGCACCTTCGTCGTCTGCGAGGAACTCGGCACGGACCGCGAGCAGGTGAGCGTCCTCACCTCCGACAAGGCCGCCGACCACAGCTGGCGCGACCCCAACGTCGTCATCGTCATCGGCGGCGCCGGACAGGCGCAGACCGCCGACCCGGGCTGGCTCCTCGGCCAGAGCGCCGCCCACTCCGCCGAGCGCGGCTGGGCCCGCCCGCAGACCGGCGCGGGGGAGGGGGAGTCGGCGCTGCTGCACGCGGCCCAACTCGCCCGGCTCGGCCCGCGTCCCGGCGACCTCGTCTGGGACATCGGCACCGGATCCGGCGGCGTGGCCGTCGACGCGGCAGCCCTCGGCGCCGCCGTCATCGCCGTCGACGCCGACCCCGGGGCCCGCGAGCGGGTGACCACCGCGGCCCGCAGGCGGGGCGTGCAACTGCAGTTCGTCGCCGGGCGCGCACCGCACGTCCTGGAGAACCTGCCCGAGCCCGACGTCGTCCGCGTCGGCGGCGGCGGCGCCGAGGTGGTCGCGGCCGTCGCCGACCGGCGCCCCGAACGGATCGTCAGCCACGCCTCCACCCGCGACGAGGCGGAGGCCATCGGCCGGGCCCTCACCGAACACGGTTACGACGTCGAGTGCGCCCTCCTCCAGGCCGTCGGCCTGGACCCCCGCACCTGGGCGGAACAGGACCGTTCCGTGGTGTTCCTCCTGGCAGCTCAGCGCCCTGTCGCCCGCTGA
- the cobT gene encoding nicotinate-nucleotide--dimethylbenzimidazole phosphoribosyltransferase — protein sequence MTDTGQVPGEGLPDNTGMVDQQGIPAPAQIPAPMPGYAFQDLMDNPAEPEDEELLLMPSGQGAWSDPQVVPQVPAFPVEPQIGEPQMYADASYGAESAYAGAPAAYPEPAAYSEFPQPAFPDGSYSAGAHETGGRDSGALDLGGLVVPPPAAPAAPTAPAAPARRPLHMGPPMPDATGGVVRSLADRGPAAAPAQPAPLVSALSAAVPTTPLHQAGPPTIGPEYLDVPRAEAAQEPAPQLGEVPPQAGTPWTSEPVAAPEPVSVPEPTPAEAVQAPEPAEAPEPVQAAVEPGPEPLAAPAETPAQPPQTEAVPAEASAAPAQTPEPVVAEAPAADAEQAAPAAAAEPVAPVAAAPVAPVAVEPVQPVPAEAVAPAAAEPVADLPQPMAVAPEEPAAPVAPEPVQPEPVAAPVEAAEPVEAVVVEPVPAEAVVPVPAEPVATEPQPVVAEPVATEPQPAVAAPVEPAAPVEPAAPVEPAAPVEPAEQADAVVPEPVEAVAAEAEPEAGPETPVAAEPAGDPAPGYDDAEREAVLRVMRERRDIRKGFRTDPIPHEVLLRVLEAAHTAPSVGHSQPWDFVVIRSADTRRTMHELAQRQREAYAKSLPKGRAKQFKELKIEAILDTPVNIVVTADPTRGGRHTLGRHTQPQMAPYSSALAVENLWLAARAEGLGVGWVSFFDEREMVRELGLPEHLEVVAYLCVGYVDEFPEEPELAQAGWSQRRPLSWVVHEETYGRRALPGEEPHDLLSETVASIRPLDAKALGEAWERQKRMTKPAGALGMLEIISAQLAGLSRVCPPPIPEPAAVAIFAGDHGVHAQGVTPWPQEVTTQMVANFLGGGAVCNAFANQVGAEVCVIDVGVAGDLPATPGLLPRKVRPGTADLSTGPAMTREEAVAAIEVGIETARDLVAAGNKALLTGEMGIANTTVSAALISVFTGVDPSEVTGRGTGINDETHARKVEVVRRALELHQPDPADPIGVLAAIGGLEHAAIVGLLLGGASLRTPVILDGVSAGAAALVARAIAPESLSACIAGHRSAEPGHVAALNKLGLRPLVDLDLRLGEGTGALLALPLVQSAARAMHEVATFDSAGVTEK from the coding sequence ATGACTGACACCGGCCAGGTCCCGGGCGAGGGTCTCCCGGACAACACGGGCATGGTGGATCAGCAGGGCATCCCCGCCCCGGCCCAGATCCCGGCACCGATGCCCGGTTACGCCTTCCAGGACCTCATGGACAACCCGGCCGAGCCGGAGGACGAGGAACTGCTGCTCATGCCGAGCGGCCAGGGCGCCTGGAGCGACCCGCAGGTCGTCCCGCAGGTCCCCGCCTTCCCGGTGGAGCCCCAGATCGGCGAGCCGCAGATGTACGCCGACGCGTCCTACGGCGCCGAGTCCGCGTACGCCGGCGCCCCGGCGGCGTACCCCGAGCCCGCCGCGTACTCCGAGTTCCCCCAGCCCGCCTTCCCCGACGGCTCCTACAGCGCCGGCGCCCACGAGACGGGCGGCCGGGACTCCGGTGCGCTCGACCTGGGCGGGCTCGTCGTCCCGCCGCCCGCGGCCCCCGCCGCCCCGACGGCCCCCGCAGCCCCCGCCCGGCGTCCGCTGCACATGGGCCCGCCCATGCCCGACGCCACCGGCGGAGTCGTACGTTCCCTCGCAGACCGGGGCCCGGCCGCCGCGCCCGCGCAGCCCGCCCCGCTCGTCTCCGCGCTCAGCGCCGCCGTGCCGACCACCCCGCTCCACCAGGCGGGCCCCCCGACCATCGGGCCCGAGTACCTGGACGTCCCGCGCGCCGAGGCCGCCCAGGAGCCCGCCCCGCAGCTCGGCGAGGTCCCCCCGCAGGCCGGGACGCCGTGGACGTCGGAGCCGGTCGCCGCGCCCGAGCCCGTCTCCGTGCCGGAGCCGACGCCGGCCGAGGCCGTCCAGGCCCCCGAGCCTGCCGAGGCCCCCGAGCCGGTGCAGGCCGCCGTGGAGCCCGGGCCGGAGCCCCTGGCCGCCCCCGCGGAGACGCCGGCCCAGCCGCCGCAGACCGAGGCCGTACCTGCCGAGGCGTCCGCCGCGCCGGCGCAGACCCCCGAGCCCGTGGTCGCCGAGGCGCCCGCGGCCGACGCCGAGCAGGCCGCTCCCGCTGCGGCCGCAGAGCCGGTCGCGCCCGTCGCCGCCGCACCCGTCGCACCCGTCGCCGTCGAGCCCGTCCAGCCGGTGCCGGCGGAGGCCGTCGCTCCCGCCGCGGCCGAGCCGGTGGCCGACCTGCCACAGCCCATGGCGGTCGCCCCCGAGGAGCCGGCCGCGCCCGTCGCGCCCGAGCCGGTCCAGCCCGAGCCCGTCGCCGCCCCGGTGGAGGCCGCCGAGCCCGTGGAAGCCGTCGTGGTCGAGCCGGTGCCGGCCGAGGCGGTCGTTCCCGTACCGGCCGAGCCGGTGGCCACCGAGCCGCAGCCCGTCGTGGCCGAGCCGGTGGCCACCGAGCCGCAGCCCGCCGTCGCCGCCCCGGTGGAGCCCGCCGCCCCGGTAGAGCCCGCCGCCCCGGTAGAGCCCGCCGCCCCGGTGGAGCCCGCCGAGCAGGCCGACGCCGTGGTGCCCGAGCCGGTCGAGGCCGTCGCCGCCGAGGCGGAGCCCGAGGCCGGGCCCGAGACGCCCGTCGCGGCAGAGCCCGCCGGCGACCCGGCCCCCGGCTACGACGACGCGGAGCGCGAGGCCGTCCTGCGCGTCATGCGCGAGCGCCGTGACATCCGCAAGGGCTTCCGTACCGACCCGATCCCGCACGAGGTGCTGCTCCGCGTCCTGGAGGCGGCCCACACCGCCCCGAGCGTCGGCCACTCCCAGCCATGGGACTTCGTCGTCATCCGCTCCGCCGACACCCGCCGGACGATGCACGAGCTCGCCCAGCGCCAGCGCGAGGCCTACGCGAAGTCGCTGCCCAAGGGCCGGGCGAAGCAGTTCAAGGAACTCAAGATCGAGGCCATCCTCGACACCCCGGTGAACATCGTCGTCACCGCCGACCCCACCCGCGGCGGCCGCCACACGCTCGGCCGGCACACCCAGCCGCAGATGGCCCCGTACTCCTCGGCCCTCGCCGTCGAGAACCTCTGGCTCGCCGCGCGCGCCGAAGGCCTCGGCGTCGGCTGGGTGAGCTTCTTCGACGAGCGCGAAATGGTCCGCGAGCTCGGCCTGCCCGAGCACCTGGAGGTCGTCGCGTACCTGTGCGTCGGCTACGTCGACGAGTTCCCGGAGGAGCCCGAGCTGGCCCAGGCCGGCTGGTCGCAGCGCCGCCCGCTCTCCTGGGTGGTCCACGAGGAGACCTACGGCCGCCGCGCGCTGCCCGGCGAGGAGCCGCACGACCTCCTCTCCGAGACCGTCGCCAGCATCCGCCCGCTCGACGCGAAGGCGCTCGGCGAGGCCTGGGAGCGGCAGAAGCGCATGACCAAGCCCGCCGGGGCCCTGGGCATGCTGGAGATCATCTCCGCCCAGCTCGCGGGCCTCTCCCGGGTCTGCCCGCCGCCGATCCCGGAGCCGGCCGCGGTCGCGATCTTCGCTGGCGACCACGGCGTGCACGCCCAGGGCGTCACCCCGTGGCCCCAGGAGGTCACCACGCAGATGGTCGCCAACTTCCTGGGCGGCGGTGCGGTCTGCAACGCCTTCGCCAACCAGGTGGGCGCCGAGGTCTGCGTGATCGACGTCGGTGTCGCCGGGGACCTCCCGGCCACCCCCGGCCTCCTGCCCCGCAAGGTCCGCCCCGGCACGGCCGACCTCTCCACCGGCCCGGCGATGACCCGCGAGGAGGCCGTCGCCGCCATCGAGGTGGGCATCGAGACGGCCCGCGACCTGGTCGCGGCCGGCAACAAGGCGCTCCTCACGGGCGAGATGGGCATCGCGAACACCACGGTCTCCGCGGCCCTCATCTCGGTCTTCACCGGCGTCGACCCGTCCGAGGTCACCGGCCGCGGCACGGGCATCAACGACGAGACCCACGCCCGCAAGGTCGAGGTCGTCCGCCGGGCCCTGGAACTCCACCAGCCTGACCCGGCGGACCCGATCGGCGTCCTGGCGGCGATCGGCGGCCTGGAGCACGCGGCCATCGTCGGCCTCCTCCTCGGCGGCGCCTCCCTGCGTACTCCGGTGATCCTGGACGGCGTCAGCGCGGGAGCGGCCGCCCTGGTGGCCCGCGCCATCGCGCCCGAGTCCCTGTCGGCCTGCATCGCGGGCCACCGCAGCGCCGAGCCGGGCCACGTGGCGGCCCTGAACAAGCTGGGCCTGCGCCCCCTGGTCGACCTGGACCTCCGCCTCGGCGAGGGCACGGGCGCCCTGCTGGCCCTCCCGCTGGTTCAGAGCGCGGCCCGGGCCATGCACGAAGTCGCCACCTTCGACTCGGCGGGCGTCACCGAGAAGTAA
- a CDS encoding methionine ABC transporter permease: MTWSEMQPLLTQGTYDTLYMVLWSTLVTVLGGLPIGILLVLTDKGGLLQNQPLNKVLGVIVNIGRSLPFIILLIFLIPVTTAVVGTFIGPTAMIVPLAIGAIPFFARLVETAVREVDHGLIEAVESMGGGIPTLVGKVLLPQALPSLVAGVTTTVITLVGYSAMAGAVGGEGLGSKAITYGFQRFETGFMVATVVVLIVLVTVVQLIGDGAVRLLARRGRTA; the protein is encoded by the coding sequence GTGACCTGGTCCGAGATGCAGCCCCTGCTCACCCAGGGCACCTACGACACCCTCTACATGGTGCTGTGGTCCACCCTGGTGACCGTGCTCGGCGGACTGCCCATCGGCATCCTGCTGGTCCTCACCGACAAGGGCGGCCTGCTGCAGAACCAGCCGCTCAACAAGGTCCTCGGCGTGATCGTGAACATAGGCCGCTCGCTGCCGTTCATCATCCTGCTGATCTTCCTGATCCCGGTCACCACGGCGGTCGTCGGCACCTTCATCGGCCCCACCGCCATGATCGTGCCGCTCGCCATCGGCGCCATCCCCTTCTTCGCCCGGCTCGTCGAGACCGCCGTCCGCGAGGTGGACCACGGTCTCATCGAGGCCGTCGAGTCCATGGGCGGCGGCATCCCGACCCTGGTCGGCAAGGTGCTCCTGCCGCAGGCCCTGCCCTCCCTGGTCGCCGGCGTCACCACCACCGTCATCACCCTCGTCGGCTACTCCGCCATGGCGGGCGCCGTCGGCGGCGAAGGACTCGGCTCCAAGGCGATCACGTACGGCTTCCAGCGCTTCGAGACCGGCTTCATGGTCGCCACCGTCGTGGTCCTCATCGTCCTCGTCACCGTGGTCCAGCTGATCGGCGACGGCGCCGTACGCCTGCTGGCCCGCCGCGGCCGCACCGCCTGA
- a CDS encoding methionine ABC transporter ATP-binding protein, protein MITTSGLTKVYQSRGREVTALDGVDLHVREGEVYGVIGQSGAGKSSLIRCVNLLERPTTGTVHVDGVDLTALAGRGRRAGKELREARSRIGMVFQHFNLLSSRTVQANVELPLEILGVSGRERTRKALELLDLVGLGDKAKAYPTQLSGGQKQRVGIARALAGDPKVLLSDEATSALDPETTRSILGLLRDLNEQLGLTVLLITHEMDVVKTVCDSAALMKKGRIVESGTVAELLATPGSELAGELFPVTGAASGPDRTVVDVTFHGEAAAQPVISQLSRTYNIDISILGAAMDTVAGRLIGRMRIELPGRYEDNVVPVGFLREQGLQVDVVDEIDNELAELVKDGAK, encoded by the coding sequence GTGATCACCACATCGGGCCTCACGAAGGTCTACCAGTCCCGTGGCCGCGAGGTCACCGCCCTGGACGGCGTCGACCTCCACGTCCGCGAGGGCGAGGTATACGGAGTCATCGGCCAGAGCGGCGCGGGCAAGTCCTCCCTGATCCGCTGCGTGAACCTGCTGGAGCGCCCCACCACCGGCACCGTGCACGTCGACGGTGTCGACCTCACCGCTCTCGCCGGCCGCGGCCGCCGCGCCGGCAAGGAACTCCGCGAGGCCCGCAGCCGCATCGGCATGGTCTTCCAGCACTTCAACCTGCTGTCCTCGCGCACCGTCCAGGCCAACGTCGAGCTGCCCCTGGAGATCCTCGGCGTCTCCGGCCGCGAGCGCACCCGCAAGGCCCTCGAACTCCTCGACCTGGTCGGCCTCGGCGACAAGGCCAAGGCCTACCCCACCCAGCTCTCAGGCGGGCAGAAGCAGCGCGTCGGCATCGCACGCGCCCTGGCCGGCGACCCCAAGGTGCTGCTCTCCGACGAGGCCACCAGCGCCCTCGACCCCGAGACCACCCGCTCCATCCTGGGCCTGCTGCGCGACCTCAACGAGCAGCTCGGCCTCACCGTCCTGCTCATCACGCACGAGATGGACGTCGTCAAGACCGTCTGCGACTCGGCCGCCCTGATGAAGAAGGGCCGCATCGTCGAGTCCGGCACCGTCGCCGAACTGCTCGCCACCCCCGGCTCCGAGCTCGCCGGCGAGCTGTTCCCGGTCACCGGCGCCGCCTCCGGCCCCGACCGCACGGTCGTCGACGTCACCTTCCACGGCGAGGCCGCCGCCCAGCCGGTCATCTCGCAGCTCTCGCGCACGTACAACATCGACATCTCGATCCTCGGCGCCGCGATGGACACCGTCGCCGGCCGGCTGATCGGCCGCATGCGCATCGAACTGCCCGGCCGCTACGAGGACAACGTCGTACCCGTCGGCTTCCTGCGCGAACAGGGCCTCCAGGTCGACGTCGTCGACGAGATCGACAACGAACTGGCCGAACTGGTCAAGGATGGTGCCAAGTGA
- a CDS encoding MetQ/NlpA family ABC transporter substrate-binding protein codes for MRKNIKLTALAATATALTLGLTACGSSSDPSSAKADGGKADESKPLVIAASPSPHADILNFVKDKLAAKEGLKLEVKEFTDYVLPNTATEQGQVDGNYFQHKPYLDDFNKKNNTHVVPVVNVHLEPLGLYSKKVKALSDIKPGQTVAVPNDTTNEGRALQLLAANNLITLKEGVGTSAKLSDITDKKGLEFKELEAATVPRALGDVDAAVINGNYALEANLAPAKDALVLEKAEGNPYANFLAVKDGNQNDPRIQKLAKLLNSDDVKKFIEEKYQGSVVPAFGTPAS; via the coding sequence GTGCGTAAGAACATCAAGCTCACCGCCCTCGCCGCCACCGCCACCGCGCTGACCCTCGGCCTCACCGCCTGCGGCAGCTCCTCGGACCCGTCCTCCGCCAAGGCAGACGGCGGCAAGGCCGACGAGAGCAAGCCGCTCGTCATAGCGGCCTCCCCGAGCCCCCACGCCGACATCCTGAACTTCGTGAAGGACAAGCTCGCGGCCAAGGAAGGCCTCAAGCTGGAGGTCAAGGAGTTCACGGACTACGTCCTGCCCAACACCGCCACCGAGCAGGGCCAGGTCGACGGCAACTACTTCCAGCACAAGCCGTACCTCGACGACTTCAACAAGAAGAACAACACCCACGTCGTCCCGGTCGTGAACGTGCACCTGGAGCCCCTCGGCCTCTACTCCAAGAAGGTCAAGGCGCTCTCCGACATCAAGCCCGGCCAGACCGTCGCCGTCCCCAACGACACCACCAACGAGGGCCGCGCGCTCCAGCTGCTGGCCGCGAACAACCTGATCACCCTGAAGGAGGGTGTCGGCACCAGCGCCAAGCTGTCCGACATCACCGACAAGAAGGGCCTGGAGTTCAAGGAGCTGGAGGCCGCCACGGTCCCGCGCGCCCTGGGCGACGTGGACGCCGCGGTCATCAACGGCAACTACGCCCTCGAGGCCAACCTGGCGCCCGCCAAGGACGCGCTCGTCCTGGAGAAGGCCGAGGGCAACCCCTACGCCAACTTCCTCGCGGTCAAGGACGGCAACCAGAACGACCCGCGGATCCAGAAGCTCGCCAAGCTCCTGAACTCCGACGACGTCAAGAAGTTCATCGAGGAGAAGTACCAGGGCTCGGTCGTCCCGGCCTTCGGCACCCCCGCCTCCTGA